Proteins encoded in a region of the Mycoplasma mobile 163K genome:
- a CDS encoding lipoprotein 17-related variable surface protein, whose amino-acid sequence MKKANLFLGVTAGALASTVVIVPLSVVANQNTKEVGPVNPVGPVNPINPTEQQIKEQIEKELENIPSTIVVGTTNLPNNIILNVDKFPNTLPSEVNETNLKDFIQINNVNGVDFEVSLKPNGANDVTGELVIIVTSSIGNVIVQKEITIDGFQTEQERAQLLKEQQENILKSELEKINTLEIFEVAKNTLPSEVTNQNITDFIKVPVSSNGVDFEVSLKPNGANDVTGELVIIVTSSIGNVIVQKEITIDGFQTEQERAQLLKEQQKNILRSELEKINTLEIFEVAKNTLPSQVNNQNITDFIKVPVSSNGVSFSIKISETASGSDTNGFVVVTLVGSIGDLNQGKTIIVNGFRALSPEEVQEQINIAADRDIQNELNSISSLEKTSLANNLAWQTAVLSGNATSLVNIPQSKNGVQFSLRYVDGSVHFGLGNFRIELIGSKNGRTISKIIEITGFPV is encoded by the coding sequence ATGAAAAAAGCAAATTTATTTTTAGGAGTAACAGCAGGAGCTTTAGCAAGTACAGTTGTTATAGTTCCACTTAGTGTTGTAGCAAACCAAAATACTAAAGAAGTAGGACCTGTTAATCCTGTTGGGCCTGTTAATCCTATTAATCCAACTGAACAACAAATTAAAGAACAAATAGAAAAAGAACTAGAAAATATTCCAAGCACTATAGTTGTTGGTACAACTAATTTACCTAATAACATCATACTTAATGTAGATAAGTTTCCTAATACTTTACCATCTGAAGTAAATGAAACTAACCTTAAAGATTTTATTCAAATTAATAATGTAAATGGTGTAGATTTTGAAGTATCTTTAAAGCCAAATGGAGCAAATGATGTTACCGGAGAATTAGTAATTATTGTAACTAGTTCTATTGGAAATGTTATTGTTCAAAAAGAAATTACTATTGATGGATTCCAAACAGAGCAAGAAAGAGCCCAATTACTTAAAGAACAACAAGAAAACATTTTAAAAAGTGAACTTGAAAAAATTAATACTTTAGAAATTTTTGAAGTTGCAAAAAACACTTTACCTTCAGAAGTAACTAATCAAAATATTACAGATTTTATCAAAGTGCCAGTTTCTTCTAATGGTGTAGATTTTGAAGTATCTTTAAAACCAAATGGAGCAAATGATGTTACTGGAGAATTAGTAATTATTGTAACTAGTTCTATTGGAAATGTTATTGTTCAAAAAGAAATTACTATTGATGGATTCCAAACAGAGCAAGAAAGAGCTCAATTATTAAAAGAACAACAAAAAAACATTTTAAGAAGTGAACTTGAAAAAATTAATACTTTAGAAATTTTTGAAGTTGCAAAAAATACTTTACCTTCACAAGTAAATAATCAAAATATTACAGATTTTATCAAAGTGCCAGTTTCTTCTAATGGTGTAAGTTTTTCTATAAAAATTAGTGAAACAGCTAGCGGTAGCGATACAAATGGATTTGTTGTTGTAACTCTTGTAGGTTCTATTGGTGATTTAAATCAAGGAAAAACAATTATTGTAAATGGGTTTAGAGCTCTTAGTCCAGAAGAAGTTCAAGAACAAATTAATATTGCAGCAGATAGAGATATTCAAAATGAATTAAACTCAATTTCAAGTTTAGAAAAAACATCTCTTGCAAATAATCTTGCTTGACAAACTGCTGTTTTATCAGGAAATGCTACAAGCCTTGTTAATATTCCACAAAGCAAAAATGGAGTTCAATTCTCATTGAGATATGTAGATGGAAGTGTTCATTTTGGTCTAGGAAATTTCAGAATTGAGTTAATAGGTTCTAAAAACGGAAGAACAATTAGTAAAATTATTGAAATTACAGGATTTCCTGTTTAA
- a CDS encoding lipoprotein 17-related variable surface protein, whose protein sequence is MKKVNLFLAGAAATLVSTVVIVPASIAATKTTPKEVGPVDPVNPISPIEQQIKEQIEKELGNIPSIIVVGTTNLPNNIMLNVDKIPNTLPSEVNETNLKDFIQIDNVNGVNFEVSLKPNGANDVTGELVIIVTSSIGNVIVQKEITIDGFQTEQERAQLKEQQKNILRSELEKINTLETFEVAKNTLPSQVNNQNITDFIKVPVSSNGVSFSIKISETASGSDTSGFVVVTLAGSIGDLTSEKTIIVNGFRIISPEEVQEQINIAADRDIQNELNSISSLEKTSLANNLAWQTAVLSGNATSLVNIPQSKNGVQFSIKYVDGSVHLGLGRFSIILSGSKNGRTISKTIVVTGFPV, encoded by the coding sequence ATGAAAAAAGTAAATTTATTTTTAGCAGGGGCTGCAGCAACTTTAGTTAGTACAGTTGTTATAGTTCCAGCTAGTATTGCAGCAACAAAAACAACTCCTAAAGAAGTAGGTCCTGTTGATCCAGTTAATCCTATTAGTCCAATTGAGCAACAAATTAAAGAACAAATAGAAAAAGAATTAGGAAATATTCCAAGTATTATAGTTGTTGGCACAACTAATTTACCTAATAATATCATGCTTAATGTAGATAAGATTCCTAATACTTTACCATCTGAAGTAAATGAAACTAATCTTAAAGATTTTATTCAAATTGATAATGTGAATGGTGTAAATTTTGAAGTGTCTTTAAAACCAAATGGAGCAAATGATGTTACCGGAGAATTAGTAATTATTGTAACTAGTTCTATTGGAAATGTTATTGTTCAAAAAGAAATTACTATTGATGGATTCCAAACAGAGCAAGAAAGAGCTCAACTTAAAGAACAACAAAAAAATATTTTAAGAAGTGAACTTGAAAAAATTAATACTTTGGAAACTTTTGAAGTTGCAAAAAATACTTTACCTTCACAAGTAAATAATCAAAATATTACAGATTTTATCAAAGTGCCAGTTTCTTCTAATGGTGTAAGTTTTTCTATAAAAATTAGTGAAACAGCTAGTGGTAGTGACACAAGTGGATTTGTTGTTGTAACTCTTGCAGGTTCTATTGGCGATTTAACTAGTGAAAAAACAATTATTGTAAATGGTTTTAGAATTATTAGCCCAGAAGAAGTTCAAGAACAAATTAATATTGCAGCAGATAGAGATATTCAAAATGAATTAAACTCAATTTCAAGTTTAGAAAAAACATCTCTTGCAAATAATCTTGCTTGACAAACTGCTGTTTTATCAGGAAACGCTACAAGCCTTGTTAATATTCCGCAAAGTAAAAATGGAGTTCAATTCTCAATAAAATATGTAGATGGTAGTGTTCATCTTGGTTTAGGAAGATTTAGTATTATTTTATCAGGTTCTAAAAATGGAAGAACAATTAGTAAAACTATTGTAGTTACAGGATTCCCTGTTTAA
- a CDS encoding YbhB/YbcL family Raf kinase inhibitor-like protein: MKKNTKILISSSAAISALGIIPAAVIACGTTTETTESITSTSIVNGVLGKKFGAANDNGPLRAETPQLSFKSVTGATSYALVILDNEATNVIGVPFIHWAIANIKIKADANGMINIPENIASEANAAARALITQGRNSSFMNANSAIPGGFQRPDSVGYFSPFPPNAGHYYQISVLALDKEVTGLAEGFTLADLYSGIQTQGIKIVDRKYGDFFYNQVVQRQGSDSLFEHPANSLTTAPRLYRGVVPNIANIASTSVTNGNLQANFFNARTNGVNATADTLGQNSTIPNLSWNAVSGANSYLVTISNYSFSNINQAPFTNFVAVVPAEANTTNNKVTLPSQLANANSTNGVIYGKNSSSTDNVIATGGASLINVMLKQNANYFMPQGRANWIIVVNVYALKSNITTASGTNPVLTNGSHFLNEFTTRAANRDGIIAAGEFVFNLPGSGTTNATI, from the coding sequence ATGAAAAAAAATACAAAAATTTTAATTAGTTCTTCAGCAGCAATTTCTGCTTTAGGAATTATTCCTGCTGCGGTTATTGCTTGTGGAACAACTACAGAAACAACTGAAAGCATTACATCAACTTCAATTGTAAATGGTGTTTTAGGAAAAAAATTTGGAGCTGCTAATGATAATGGCCCATTAAGAGCTGAAACACCTCAATTAAGTTTTAAATCTGTTACTGGAGCAACTTCGTATGCTTTAGTTATTTTAGATAATGAAGCAACAAATGTAATTGGTGTTCCATTTATTCATTGAGCAATTGCTAATATCAAAATTAAGGCTGATGCAAATGGGATGATTAACATTCCGGAAAATATTGCTTCAGAAGCAAATGCTGCTGCAAGAGCTCTAATTACTCAAGGAAGAAATTCAAGTTTTATGAATGCTAATAGTGCAATTCCAGGAGGATTTCAAAGACCAGATTCTGTTGGATATTTTAGTCCGTTTCCTCCTAATGCAGGACATTATTACCAAATTTCTGTATTAGCTTTAGATAAAGAAGTTACAGGATTAGCAGAAGGATTTACTTTAGCTGATCTTTATTCAGGAATTCAAACTCAAGGAATAAAAATTGTAGATAGAAAGTATGGTGATTTTTTCTATAATCAAGTTGTTCAAAGACAAGGAAGTGATTCTTTATTTGAACACCCAGCAAATTCACTTACAACTGCACCAAGATTATACAGAGGTGTAGTGCCTAATATTGCAAATATTGCTTCAACTTCTGTAACAAATGGAAACTTACAAGCTAACTTTTTCAATGCTAGAACAAATGGAGTTAATGCTACTGCTGATACACTTGGACAAAATAGCACTATTCCTAATTTAAGTTGAAATGCTGTAAGTGGAGCAAATTCATATTTAGTTACAATTTCTAATTACAGTTTTTCTAATATTAATCAAGCTCCATTTACAAATTTTGTTGCTGTTGTTCCAGCTGAAGCCAATACAACAAATAATAAAGTGACTTTACCGTCTCAATTAGCAAATGCTAATTCAACAAATGGTGTAATTTATGGAAAAAATAGTAGTTCAACTGACAATGTTATTGCAACAGGAGGAGCTTCATTAATTAATGTTATGTTAAAACAAAATGCTAATTACTTTATGCCTCAAGGGCGTGCTAATTGAATTATTGTGGTTAATGTTTATGCTTTAAAAAGTAATATTACAACTGCTAGTGGTACAAATCCAGTTCTTACAAATGGATCTCATTTCTTAAATGAATTTACTACTAGAGCTGCTAATCGTGATGGAATTATAGCTGCTGGAGAATTTGTTTTTAACTTACCAGGTAGTGGTACAACAAATGCTACTATTTAA
- a CDS encoding lipoprotein 17-related variable surface protein: protein MKKANLFLGTAAAVLGSTVIIVPVSIVATKTPKEVGPVGPINPIITIEQQKNILGNELEKINTLEIFEVAKNTLPSQVNNQNITDFIKVPVSSNGVSFSIKISETASGSDTSGFVVVTLVGSIGDLTQEKTIIVNGFRVLSPEEIQEQINIAVDRDIQNELNTISSLSITDFGKTPAWSNDVWSIDKIVNTPNPQNGVQFSLRYVQSSVHFGEGRLSVVLIGSKNGRILEKTIVVTGFPGRN, encoded by the coding sequence ATGAAAAAAGCAAATTTATTTTTAGGAACAGCAGCAGCAGTTTTAGGAAGCACAGTTATTATAGTTCCAGTAAGCATTGTAGCAACAAAAACCCCTAAAGAAGTAGGTCCAGTTGGTCCAATTAATCCTATTATCACAATTGAGCAACAAAAAAATATTTTAGGAAATGAACTTGAAAAAATTAATACTTTAGAAATTTTTGAAGTTGCAAAAAATACTTTACCTTCACAAGTAAATAATCAAAATATTACAGATTTTATTAAAGTGCCAGTTTCTTCTAATGGTGTAAGTTTTTCTATAAAAATTAGTGAAACAGCTAGTGGTAGTGACACAAGTGGATTTGTTGTTGTAACTCTTGTAGGTTCTATTGGTGATTTAACTCAAGAAAAAACAATTATTGTAAATGGGTTTAGAGTTCTTAGTCCAGAAGAAATTCAAGAGCAAATTAATATTGCAGTAGATAGAGATATTCAAAATGAATTAAACACAATTTCAAGTCTAAGTATAACTGATTTTGGAAAAACTCCAGCTTGATCAAATGATGTATGAAGTATTGATAAAATTGTTAATACTCCTAATCCTCAAAATGGAGTTCAATTCTCATTAAGATATGTACAGAGTAGTGTGCATTTTGGTGAAGGAAGATTAAGTGTTGTCTTAATAGGTTCTAAAAACGGAAGAATACTCGAAAAAACTATTGTAGTTACAGGATTTCCTGGTAGAAACTAG
- a CDS encoding PTS fructose transporter subunit IIABC — protein sequence MMLKDMFRQNLIFINEELNDKKEVIKFISNKLAENDYASNSEILYNEFNQREEEISTGIGNKIAIPHIRNELMKENVIVFIKNKGIDWNSLDNLEVEYIFAIAITKKDEENNLHLLTLQKLANLFSNLDFKNNLAKINSSEEFLDLVSLYEDKLNKEAIEIKEKNYKKKEDEYILAITSCPTGIAHTYLAAQKLKKAGKKLGINLKVETQGANGIENKISSEEIQKAKGLILAIDRNIETIRFKNLDNIIETSTSKAIKNSEELIKEILAKKGTKLQNITGKINENNNTDDNEEFTLKNFGKKSYKALLTGISYMLPFVVFGGIMIAIGFLIDSFAGAPAGNDFGKTHVVAHWFNSLGGISFSVFIAILAAYISFAIVGRVGLLPGFVVGFISTGAFNPVYVRIFNIPLFASSSSGFFGAIVGSFFSAFMIIIFMKYVLHKFPKSLNGIKQIIIVPFFGTLIIASLFVIINIPLLYLNFGFSQFLNLFTGRIELAWLLGLIAGIMMGVDLGGPINKAAYVFAVSTLSIATQGQSQVMAAVMAAGMVPPIMLALSTLINHKIWSKEERIESQANWIFGFSFISEGAIPLTAKYPKRLVLANLISAGLTGMISSLLGVTIAAPHGGIFVAPLLRTTLISNLNLGLIIFIAFIFWMLAIFIGALAGVLVIWLMHKYNKNQPTKERKYCLIKYAKSKLRSSKKQEKFNVQKIRWQDVKIHKLNEVFKKI from the coding sequence ATGATGTTAAAAGATATGTTTAGACAAAATTTAATTTTCATAAATGAAGAATTAAATGATAAAAAAGAAGTAATAAAATTTATCTCTAATAAATTAGCTGAAAATGATTATGCTTCTAATAGCGAAATTTTATATAATGAATTTAATCAAAGAGAAGAAGAAATTTCAACAGGAATAGGTAACAAAATTGCTATTCCACATATAAGAAATGAATTAATGAAAGAAAATGTCATTGTTTTTATTAAGAATAAGGGAATTGATTGAAATTCCTTAGATAATTTAGAAGTTGAATATATTTTTGCAATTGCTATTACTAAAAAAGATGAAGAAAATAATTTACATCTTCTTACTTTACAAAAATTAGCAAATTTATTTTCTAATTTAGATTTTAAAAATAATTTAGCTAAAATAAATTCTTCAGAAGAATTTTTAGACTTAGTAAGTCTTTATGAAGATAAATTGAATAAAGAAGCTATTGAAATAAAAGAAAAAAATTATAAGAAAAAAGAAGATGAATATATTCTTGCTATTACTTCTTGTCCTACAGGAATAGCTCATACTTATCTTGCTGCACAGAAACTAAAAAAAGCTGGTAAAAAATTAGGAATTAATTTAAAAGTTGAAACTCAAGGAGCAAATGGCATTGAAAATAAAATTAGTTCTGAGGAAATTCAAAAAGCCAAAGGACTAATTTTAGCAATTGATCGTAATATTGAAACAATTCGGTTTAAAAATTTAGATAACATAATTGAGACTTCTACATCTAAAGCAATTAAAAATAGTGAAGAATTAATAAAAGAAATTCTTGCTAAAAAAGGAACCAAATTACAAAACATCACTGGAAAAATCAATGAAAATAATAATACTGATGATAATGAAGAATTTACTTTGAAAAATTTTGGTAAAAAATCTTATAAAGCTTTATTAACAGGTATTTCATACATGTTGCCATTTGTAGTATTTGGTGGAATTATGATTGCGATTGGATTCTTAATTGATTCTTTTGCAGGAGCTCCTGCAGGTAATGACTTTGGTAAAACTCATGTTGTTGCTCACTGATTCAATTCTTTAGGTGGTATTAGTTTTAGTGTTTTTATTGCCATTCTTGCTGCTTATATTAGTTTTGCTATTGTTGGAAGAGTTGGTTTACTTCCTGGTTTTGTAGTTGGTTTTATTTCTACAGGAGCCTTTAATCCTGTTTATGTAAGAATTTTTAATATACCTTTATTTGCTTCTAGTTCTTCAGGATTTTTTGGGGCAATTGTTGGTTCTTTTTTTAGTGCTTTTATGATTATTATTTTTATGAAATACGTGCTGCATAAATTTCCTAAATCACTAAATGGAATTAAACAAATCATTATTGTACCATTTTTTGGAACTTTAATTATTGCTTCACTATTTGTGATTATTAATATTCCTTTATTGTATTTGAACTTTGGTTTTTCACAATTTTTAAATCTTTTTACAGGAAGAATTGAATTAGCATGATTATTAGGTTTAATTGCAGGAATCATGATGGGAGTTGATTTAGGAGGACCAATTAATAAAGCTGCTTATGTTTTTGCAGTTTCAACTTTATCTATTGCTACTCAAGGACAATCACAAGTTATGGCAGCAGTTATGGCAGCTGGAATGGTTCCTCCAATTATGCTTGCTCTTTCAACTTTAATTAATCATAAAATTTGATCAAAAGAAGAAAGAATTGAATCCCAAGCAAATTGAATCTTTGGTTTTAGCTTTATCTCTGAAGGAGCAATTCCCTTAACTGCAAAATATCCCAAAAGATTAGTCCTTGCAAATTTAATTAGTGCAGGTTTAACAGGAATGATTTCTTCACTTTTAGGTGTAACAATAGCAGCTCCTCATGGAGGAATTTTTGTGGCACCACTTTTAAGAACAACTTTAATATCTAATTTAAATTTGGGTTTAATTATTTTCATTGCTTTTATTTTTTGAATGTTAGCAATTTTTATTGGAGCTTTAGCAGGGGTTTTAGTAATTTGACTAATGCATAAATATAACAAAAATCAACCAACTAAAGAAAGAAAATATTGCTTAATAAAATATGCAAAATCAAAATTGAGATCTTCAAAAAAACAAGAAAAATTTAATGTTCAAAAAATTAGATGGCAAGATGTAAAAATTCACAAACTAAATGAAGTTTTTAAAAAAATTTAA
- a CDS encoding HNH endonuclease signature motif containing protein — protein sequence MSKVRYHIINSEIEKLFDDKVHPFFGYGGEKELFNHLFNILKERDPKIEKEIFQNSFSKLFAISFLNVNYKIFIEHSDDGGLGKESQKIEVPLGRKYLQNKFIEEKENFIVMNGYIPLLKKLDSTIELDVKNVVYFIVKRSNIKTYKNRTKGRKNTSRMVSLKDIKEVIDNKSWKLNRTKNTYIVHSSMIKYLDIFFLEEAQNFFDDNKNEEFDKLIDKLFEAEEENNNEDEMEELKLKQFQNINSIRVYFRNSLLKASSKCDILYCDISEKELLVASHIKSVENIVKDKSLGKSEKHKEIRNYNNGLLLCPNHDALFDKHYISFNSKGFLISAKVIHNKLEIYNLKLDEPSISKLNDETKFYLKFHNNLLIK from the coding sequence ATGTCTAAAGTACGCTATCACATAATCAATTCTGAAATAGAGAAATTATTTGACGATAAAGTTCACCCCTTTTTTGGATATGGAGGAGAAAAAGAACTTTTCAATCATCTTTTTAATATTTTGAAAGAAAGAGATCCAAAAATTGAAAAAGAAATTTTTCAAAATTCATTTTCAAAACTTTTCGCAATTTCTTTCTTAAATGTAAATTATAAAATTTTTATTGAACATTCAGATGATGGAGGATTAGGAAAAGAAAGTCAAAAAATTGAAGTTCCTCTTGGTAGAAAATATCTACAAAATAAGTTTATTGAAGAAAAAGAAAATTTTATTGTAATGAATGGATACATTCCGTTATTAAAAAAATTAGATTCAACAATTGAATTAGATGTCAAAAATGTCGTTTATTTTATTGTGAAAAGATCGAATATTAAAACTTACAAGAATAGGACAAAAGGAAGGAAAAACACTTCTAGAATGGTATCTCTTAAAGATATAAAAGAAGTAATAGATAATAAAAGTTGAAAGTTAAACAGGACAAAAAACACATATATTGTTCATTCTAGCATGATTAAATATTTAGATATATTTTTTTTAGAAGAAGCACAAAATTTTTTTGATGATAATAAAAATGAAGAATTCGATAAATTAATTGATAAATTATTTGAAGCTGAAGAAGAAAATAATAACGAAGATGAAATGGAAGAGTTAAAACTAAAACAATTTCAAAATATAAATTCAATTAGAGTTTATTTTAGAAATAGTCTCTTAAAAGCATCTTCAAAATGCGATATTTTATATTGCGATATTTCAGAAAAAGAATTACTAGTTGCTTCACATATAAAATCAGTTGAAAATATAGTAAAAGACAAATCATTAGGCAAATCTGAAAAACATAAAGAAATTAGAAATTATAACAATGGTCTGTTACTATGCCCAAATCACGATGCGCTATTTGATAAACACTATATATCTTTTAATTCAAAAGGATTTTTAATTTCTGCTAAAGTAATTCATAATAAATTGGAAATTTATAATTTAAAATTAGATGAGCCTTCGATTAGTAAACTTAATGATGAAACAAAATTTTATTTAAAATTTCATAATAATTTATTGATTAAATAA
- a CDS encoding UDP-glucose/GDP-mannose dehydrogenase family protein, which translates to MKISIVGYGHVGQAMHKLFKEAIIYDIHKSKYNDIEKIKNSDVVFVCVPTPMKKNGSCDTSFVEDVISKIDSKLFIIRSTVWIGFTDYASEKYKKNIVFQPEYYGETTNHPFSNLENQNWISFGGEQKNIDKAIEVYQEVKNSNVKIIQSSAKEIELAKYMENAFLALKVTFVNEMYDLAEKMNINYNLAREAWISDPRIGSSHTFVYKNNRGFGGSCLPKDIASLIYQADENGEDLDLIKAVVLKNKKYQK; encoded by the coding sequence ATGAAAATATCAATAGTTGGTTATGGTCATGTTGGACAAGCAATGCATAAATTATTCAAAGAAGCAATCATATATGATATACATAAATCTAAATATAATGATATAGAAAAAATTAAAAATAGCGATGTTGTTTTTGTATGTGTTCCAACACCTATGAAAAAAAATGGATCTTGCGATACATCATTTGTAGAAGATGTAATATCAAAAATTGATTCTAAATTATTTATTATTAGATCAACAGTTTGAATTGGATTTACAGATTATGCTTCAGAAAAATACAAAAAAAATATTGTTTTTCAACCTGAATATTATGGGGAAACTACAAACCACCCTTTTTCTAATTTGGAAAATCAAAATTGAATAAGTTTTGGTGGTGAACAAAAAAATATTGATAAAGCAATTGAAGTTTATCAAGAAGTTAAAAATTCTAATGTGAAAATAATTCAAAGTTCAGCAAAGGAAATTGAACTTGCAAAATATATGGAAAATGCGTTTTTAGCCTTAAAAGTTACTTTTGTTAATGAAATGTATGATTTAGCTGAAAAAATGAATATTAATTATAATCTTGCAAGAGAAGCTTGAATTAGTGATCCAAGAATTGGTTCTTCTCATACATTTGTTTATAAAAATAATAGGGGTTTTGGAGGTAGTTGCCTACCAAAAGATATAGCTTCTTTAATTTATCAAGCAGATGAAAATGGAGAAGATTTAGATTTAATAAAAGCTGTTGTTCTAAAAAATAAAAAGTATCAAAAATAG
- the ychF gene encoding redox-regulated ATPase YchF, translating to MALKAGIVGLPNVGKSSLFSALTNLHIEMANYPFTTIEPNISVVEVKDKRLDVLANIVKPKKIVHATFEFVDIAGLVAGASKGEGLGNQFLANIKEVDLIVHVVRCFEDKNIIHVANSLDPIRDLEIINLELILADLQSVEKIIQRIQKRALNTGDAALKFEYITLLRVKESLEKSLSLRDIDFSENELRIVKLYQFLSIKPIIYVANVGMEDLKNPNNFLLSLQNYLTKLNQILIPLSVQFELEASQLKSEEEKQDFLEMFEMEKLNIDILIQTTFHTLGLRTYFTAGVQELRAWVFKENMNAQECAGIIHTDFAKKFIKAEIISYEDYVKHGGEKNSKENGKMKLEGKTYLMKDGDICYFHFGK from the coding sequence ATGGCGTTAAAAGCAGGAATTGTAGGATTACCTAATGTTGGAAAATCTTCTTTATTTTCAGCATTAACAAATTTACATATTGAAATGGCAAATTATCCCTTTACCACAATAGAACCTAATATTAGTGTTGTTGAAGTAAAAGATAAACGTTTAGATGTTTTAGCAAATATTGTTAAACCTAAAAAAATTGTTCATGCAACTTTTGAATTTGTAGACATTGCAGGCTTAGTAGCAGGAGCTTCAAAAGGTGAAGGTTTAGGTAATCAATTTTTAGCAAATATTAAAGAAGTTGATCTAATTGTTCATGTTGTAAGGTGTTTTGAAGATAAAAACATTATCCACGTTGCTAATTCTTTAGATCCAATTAGGGATTTAGAAATAATTAATTTAGAATTAATTCTTGCTGATTTACAAAGCGTAGAAAAAATTATTCAAAGAATTCAAAAAAGAGCCTTAAACACAGGTGATGCGGCACTAAAATTTGAATACATCACTTTATTAAGGGTTAAAGAATCTTTAGAAAAAAGCCTTTCTTTAAGAGATATTGATTTTTCTGAAAATGAATTAAGAATTGTCAAACTTTATCAATTTTTAAGTATTAAACCAATAATTTATGTAGCAAATGTTGGAATGGAAGATTTAAAAAACCCTAATAATTTTTTATTATCTTTACAAAATTATTTAACTAAATTGAATCAAATTTTAATTCCTTTAAGTGTGCAATTTGAACTTGAAGCTTCACAATTAAAATCTGAAGAGGAAAAACAAGATTTTTTAGAAATGTTTGAAATGGAAAAATTAAATATAGACATATTAATTCAAACAACTTTTCATACTTTAGGGCTAAGAACTTATTTTACAGCAGGAGTTCAAGAATTAAGAGCTTGAGTTTTTAAAGAAAATATGAATGCACAAGAATGTGCCGGAATTATTCATACGGATTTTGCAAAAAAATTTATTAAAGCTGAAATTATTTCTTATGAAGATTATGTTAAACATGGCGGAGAAAAAAATTCTAAAGAAAACGGAAAAATGAAACTTGAAGGAAAAACTTATTTAATGAAAGATGGAGATATTTGCTATTTTCACTTTGGAAAATAA